The Halomonas sp. THAF5a genome segment TCGTCGAAGCGCGAGGCCTGCTGGTTGTCGAGCACGCGGATCTCGCGGTACTCGAAGGTCACCAGCCCCTTGGCATAGGTGTCGATCAGCGTCTCGCGGAAAGTCTCGACGAAGCGCGAGCGCTGCTGCGGGGTCGCGTTGCGGAAGTAGCGGCCCATCACGCTGGCACCGATGTAGCGGAAGTCGGCCACGTCCTCGAGGCTGTCGTCGACGATGGCCTCGAGCTCATCGAGGTGATCGACGAAGTACGACTCGCGCCCCTCGATGCGGGTCATCAGGTCATCGATGCTGTCGCGGATCATCTGCTCGGGGCGCTGGTCGGCCTGGGCGGCCATAAGTGGCAGCGCCGCCAGCAGCAGGCAGAGCCCGAGGAACAGGGCGCGCAGGGGAATCGTCTTCATGTCGTTACTCCTTGACCATGCTGGTCACGAACTGCTGGATGAGCTCCTCCAGCACCAGGGCCGATTGG includes the following:
- a CDS encoding phospholipid-binding protein MlaC yields the protein MKTIPLRALFLGLCLLLAALPLMAAQADQRPEQMIRDSIDDLMTRIEGRESYFVDHLDELEAIVDDSLEDVADFRYIGASVMGRYFRNATPQQRSRFVETFRETLIDTYAKGLVTFEYREIRVLDNQQASRFDDQASVAMEVVASDGTVYPVSYSLRLDDDQWKVVNVIVNGINLGLTFRNQFDQAMRDNGRDYDAVIDGWSPDLAVEELEEGGSA